CCGTTCTTCGCCGCGCGCTCGTAGATGTAGCGGGCGATCGGCGTGGAGCCGACGAACGAGACCGCGGCGATCTCCGGGTGATCGAGCACCGCGTCGACGGCCTCCTTGTCGCCGTGGACGACGTTGTACACGCCCTCGGGCAGCCCCGCCTCGGCGTACAGCTCGGCGACGAGCAGCGACGCCGACGGGTCGCGCTCGCTCGGCTTCAGCACGAACGTGTTGCCGCACGCGATCGCGATCGGGTGCATCCACATCGGCACCATCGCGGGGAAGTTGAACGGCGTGATGCCGGCGACGACGCCGAGCGGCTGCCGGAACGCGTACGCGTCGATGCCGCGCGACACCTGGTCGGAGAAGTCGCCCTTGAGCAGCTGCGGGATGCCGCACGCGAACTCCACGACCTCGAGACCGCGCTGAACCTCGCCTGCCGCGTCGGAGACGACCTTGCCGTGCTCGGCCGAGATGACCTTCGCGATCTCATCCGCGTGGCGCTCGACGAGGTCACGGAACCGGAACATGACGCGAGCACGCTTCACCGGCGACTCGTCGCGCCAGGTCTCGAGCGCCTTGGTCGCCGCGCGTACGGCCAGGTCGACGTCGGCCGCGGAGCCGAGGACCACCTCGGCCTGCCGCTCGCCGGTCGCGGGATTCCACACGGTCCCTCGACGCGTGGACGCGCCCGCGGTCGCGGCGCCGTCGATCCAGTGCTCGATCGTGTTCATCGGTCCTGCCTTAGCAGATGTGTTCGTTGGGATGTCTTGTCGGTCTCGTAGGCGGCGCGAGCCCTGCGCGTGGACTCACGCGTCGAGACCTCTGCCACCGGTACGTCCCACCATGCCGCGGAGTCGGGCGCACTGCCACGCGGATCGGTGCGGACGTACACGACGGTGGTGCGCGACGCCGCCCGTGCCGTGCGCAGCGCGTCGCGCAGCTCCTCGGCGGTGGTGGGACGCAGGACGTCGGCACCGAGGCTGGCGGCGTTGGCGGCGAGGTCGACGGGCAGCGGACCGCCGTCGAGCAGGCCGGTCTCGGGATCGCGCATGCGGTAGGCCGTGCCGAGCCGCTCGGCGCCTACGCTCTCCGACAGCGCCCCGATCGACGCGAAGCCCGCGTTGTCGACGAGCACCACCACGAGCTTCACGCCCTCGGAGACCGCCGTGACGAGCTCCTGCGCGAGCATGAGGTACGAGCCGTCGCCGATGAGAACGAAGACCTCGCGGTCGGGCCTGGCGAGCCTGATGCCCAGGCCGGCCGGGATCTCGTAGCCCATGCAGGAGTAGCCGTACTCGACGTGGTACTGCAGCGGATCCCGGGCGCGCCACAGCTTGTGCAGGTCACCGGGCATGCTGCCCGCGGCGTTGACGACGACGTCGGTGTCGGCCATCACGTCGTCGAGCGCGCCGAGCACCGCGGCCTGCGGCAGCGGCGTGCCGTCCTGCGCGTACGCCTCGTCGACCAGCAGCCGCCAGGCATCGGCGAGCCCACGGACCTGCGACACGTAGTCGTCGGCGACCCGCCAGCCGGCGAGCGCCTCGGTGAGCGCGACGAGACCTGCGTGCGCGTCGGCGACGAGGGTCATGCCGGCGAGCTTCACCGCGTCGAACGACGCGACGTTGAGGTTGACGAAGCGCACGCCGGGATCGGCGAAGACCGACCGCGACGCCGTGGTGAAGTCGCCGTACCTGGTGCCGACGCCGACGACCACGTCGGCGGCCCCGGCGAGTGTGTTGGCCGCGCGGGTGCCCGTCGCGCCCACGGCACCGACGGCGCACGGGTGGTCCCACGGCAGCGCGCCCTTGCCCGCCTGGGTCTCGGCGACGGGTACGCCCGTGGCGTCGGCGAAGGCGCGGAGGGCGTCGCTCGCCTCGCTGTACTTCACGCCGCCGCCGGCGACGAGCAGCGGACGCTCCGCCGCGCGCAGCAGTGCGACGGCGCGGTCGAGAGCGGCGGGCTCCGGCACCGGCCTCGGCACGTGCCACACCCGGCGCTCGAACAGCTCGACCGGCCAGTCGAACGCCTCGGCCTGGACGTCCTGCGGCAGTGCGAGCGTCACCGCGCCGGTGTCGACGGGGTCGGTGAGCACCCGTGCGGCCGCGAGCAGCGCGGACGGCAGCTGCTCGGGACGGTTGACGCGGTCCCAGTAGCGCGACACAGGCCGCAGGCAGTCGTTGACCGACACGTCGTACGACCGCGAGTCCTCGAGCTCCTGCAGCACCGGGTTGGCGACCCGGGTGGCGAAGATGTCGCCGGGCAGCAGGAGCACGGGGAGCCGGTTGATGGTCGCCAGTGCCGCGCCGGTGACCATGTTGGTCGCGCCGGGACCGATCGACGACGTGCACGCCAGCGTCGACAGGCGGTTCGACGCCCGCGCGTAGCCGACCGCGGTGTGCACCATGGCCTGCTCGTTCCTGGCCAGGTAGTACGTCATGGCGTCCGCATGTTCGAGCAGTGCCTGCCCGAGCCCGGCGACGTTGCCGTGGCCGAAGATGCCGAAGCAGCCGGCGACGAGGCGGTGCTCGACGCCGTCGCGCTCGGTCCACTGGTTCGCCAGGAACCTGATCGTCGCCTGCGCCACGGTCAGGCGGACGGTGTCAGTCATGCGCCGCTCCCTCCGCCGAGGTGAGCGGGAGCCGCGGGTCGACCGGCTGGTCGCGCCAGATCTCGCGGATCCACGCGTGCGCGGGGTCGTCGCGGATGAGCCAGGCGCGGTCGGGCGACGGCCCGGCCATCACGTTGAGGTAGTAGAGGTCGTACCCGGGGACGGCCATCGACGGGCCGTGCCAGCCGTGCGGCATGCACACGACGTCGCCGGTGCGCACCTCGGCCAGCACGTCGGCAGGACGGTCCTCGGTGCCGTAGACCCGTTGGTACGCCATGCCTTCAGCGCCCTCGGGAGCGTCAACCTCGAAGTAGTAGATCTCCTCGAGCTCGGACTCGACCCCCGGATGTTCCTCGTCGTGCTTGTGCGGCGGGTACGACGACCAGTTGCCGCCGGGCGTCAGGACCTCGACGGCGATCAGCCGGTCGGCCTCGAACACGCCGGCGGCGCAGAAGTTGTTGACCTGCCGGCTGCAGCTGCCCGCGCCGCGCAGCTCGACGGGCACGCCGGCGGCCGGCGTGTACCGCGGCTCGAGCCGACGCGAGCAACGCGCGGCGGGGAGCGCGAGGCGTACGGGACCCGCCGTCGCACGCACGGTCACCCCGGCGTCGCGCGGGACGTACACGAAGTCGCTCACGCCGGCGAAGACCGACGGGCGTCCGGTCAGCGTGAACGCCTCGCCGTCACACTCCACCGTGCAGCCGCCGGTCAGCGGCAGCAACGCCATCTCGTCGTCACCGGTCGCGAACGTCGAGGTCGCCCCGGCGTCGAGGACGAGCACCCGCAGGCTGCTGTAGCCCCAGCCTGCGACGTCGGGCGTCAGCTCCAGCCCCCAGGGGCCGGTCGCGAGCGACCCCGCCCGGTGGTGCGTCACCTGGCGCCCCCTCACAGCAGACCGACGGCGGTGTCGACCGCGCCGGCCACGTCGTCGTCGGACGGGTACAGCAGCGAGCGTCCCACGACCAGGCCGCGCACCGTCGGGAGGGCGAGCGCCGCCGCCCACCGTGCGTACGCCTCGTCGGGGTCGCCGGTGACGTCGCCGCCGAGGAGGAGCGCCGGCAGCGTCGAGGCGGCCAGCACCCGCTCCATGTCGTCGACCACGGGCACCTTCAACCACGTGTACGCCGACGTCGTGCCGAGCGCCGACGCGACGCTGACGGCCCTCACCATCGCGTCGGGCGACAGGTCCGTCGCCGGCCGGCCGCCCGGGCGGTGCATCCAGAACGGCTCGAGCATCGCCATCAGCCGGCGTCCCGCGAGGTCGCCGACCGCACGCGCGCACGACTCGAGCAGGCGCGCCGTCGCGTGGTCGGACGGGTCGATGCGGACGAGCATCTTGCCGCCGTCGAAGCCGTGGCGGTCGATCCCCTCGACGTCGAAGCCGGTGAACCTGTCGTCGATCTCGAACACCGACCCGGCGAGCCCGCCGCGGTTCATCGAGCCGATCACGACCTTGTCGTCGAGCGCGCCGAGCAGCAGCAGGTCGTCGACGACGTCGGGGGCGGCGAGCACGCCGTCGACGCCGGGACGCGACAGCGCGACGAGCACCCGGTCGAGCAGGTCGGCGCGGTCGGCCATCGCCATCGGCCGGTCACCGACGCCCAGCGCCCCGCGCGCCGCGTGGTCGACCGCGACGATCATCAGCCGGCCGGACTCCCCCACCAGCGCACGCCGGCGTCGGCCCGCGGCCGCCTTCGCGACGGCGTCCGGCTCCCGTACCCGCCGCTCCACCAGGGCGCGGACGTCGACCGTCATGAGTTCGCCTTCAACAGGTCCTCCACCTCGTCGGCCGTCGGCATCGCGTCGGCGCAGGCGAGCCGCGACGACACGAGCGCACCGGCTGCATTGCAGAAGCGCATGACCTCGCCGAGGTCCCAGCCCGCGAGCAGGCCGTGGGCGAGCGCACCGCCGAACGCATCACCCGCGCCGAGCCCGTTGACCACGTCGACGGGGACGGGAGGCACCTCGACCCGCTCGTCCGCCGTGCACGCGAGCACGCCCTTGGGCCCCTGCTTCACCACGGCGAGCCGCACGCCCGCCTCGAGCAGCCGATCCGCCGCCTCGTGCGGCTTCCTGCTGCCCACCGCCACCTCGACCTCGTCGAGGTTGCCCACCGCCACCGTCGCGTGCCGGACAGTCTCGCCGATCACCTCGGACGCCTCCCCCGCGGACGGCCAGAACATCGGCCGGTAGTCGAGGTCGAGCACCGTGTGGTCACGGCGCTCGCGTGCCCGCAGCGCCTCGACGGTGGCCGTCCGGCTCGGCTCCTCCGACAGGCCCGTGCCGGTCACCGAGAAGAACCGCGCCGCCCTGATCGCGTCGAGGTCGAGCTCGCCGGCGTAGATCTCCAGGTCGGGCGCCTTCGGGTAGCGGTAGAAGTACAGCGGGAAGTCGTCCGGCGGGAAGATCTCGCAGAACACGACCGGGGTCGGCAGGTGCGCCACCGGAGTCACGAACCTGTCGTCGACGCCGAACCCGCGCAGCGCCTCGTGGACGTACCGGCCGAA
The window above is part of the Streptosporangiales bacterium genome. Proteins encoded here:
- the iolD gene encoding 3D-(3,5/4)-trihydroxycyclohexane-1,2-dione acylhydrolase (decyclizing) produces the protein MTDTVRLTVAQATIRFLANQWTERDGVEHRLVAGCFGIFGHGNVAGLGQALLEHADAMTYYLARNEQAMVHTAVGYARASNRLSTLACTSSIGPGATNMVTGAALATINRLPVLLLPGDIFATRVANPVLQELEDSRSYDVSVNDCLRPVSRYWDRVNRPEQLPSALLAAARVLTDPVDTGAVTLALPQDVQAEAFDWPVELFERRVWHVPRPVPEPAALDRAVALLRAAERPLLVAGGGVKYSEASDALRAFADATGVPVAETQAGKGALPWDHPCAVGAVGATGTRAANTLAGAADVVVGVGTRYGDFTTASRSVFADPGVRFVNLNVASFDAVKLAGMTLVADAHAGLVALTEALAGWRVADDYVSQVRGLADAWRLLVDEAYAQDGTPLPQAAVLGALDDVMADTDVVVNAAGSMPGDLHKLWRARDPLQYHVEYGYSCMGYEIPAGLGIRLARPDREVFVLIGDGSYLMLAQELVTAVSEGVKLVVVLVDNAGFASIGALSESVGAERLGTAYRMRDPETGLLDGGPLPVDLAANAASLGADVLRPTTAEELRDALRTARAASRTTVVYVRTDPRGSAPDSAAWWDVPVAEVSTRESTRRARAAYETDKTSQRTHLLRQDR
- the iolB gene encoding 5-deoxy-glucuronate isomerase, which produces MTHHRAGSLATGPWGLELTPDVAGWGYSSLRVLVLDAGATSTFATGDDEMALLPLTGGCTVECDGEAFTLTGRPSVFAGVSDFVYVPRDAGVTVRATAGPVRLALPAARCSRRLEPRYTPAAGVPVELRGAGSCSRQVNNFCAAGVFEADRLIAVEVLTPGGNWSSYPPHKHDEEHPGVESELEEIYYFEVDAPEGAEGMAYQRVYGTEDRPADVLAEVRTGDVVCMPHGWHGPSMAVPGYDLYYLNVMAGPSPDRAWLIRDDPAHAWIREIWRDQPVDPRLPLTSAEGAAHD
- a CDS encoding aldolase; protein product: MTVDVRALVERRVREPDAVAKAAAGRRRRALVGESGRLMIVAVDHAARGALGVGDRPMAMADRADLLDRVLVALSRPGVDGVLAAPDVVDDLLLLGALDDKVVIGSMNRGGLAGSVFEIDDRFTGFDVEGIDRHGFDGGKMLVRIDPSDHATARLLESCARAVGDLAGRRLMAMLEPFWMHRPGGRPATDLSPDAMVRAVSVASALGTTSAYTWLKVPVVDDMERVLAASTLPALLLGGDVTGDPDEAYARWAAALALPTVRGLVVGRSLLYPSDDDVAGAVDTAVGLL
- the iolC gene encoding 5-dehydro-2-deoxygluconokinase — protein: MSEANGPFDVLTMGRVGVDLYPERTGVPLHEVETFARFLGGSATNVAVAAARYGRRSAVITRTGADPFGRYVHEALRGFGVDDRFVTPVAHLPTPVVFCEIFPPDDFPLYFYRYPKAPDLEIYAGELDLDAIRAARFFSVTGTGLSEEPSRTATVEALRARERRDHTVLDLDYRPMFWPSAGEASEVIGETVRHATVAVGNLDEVEVAVGSRKPHEAADRLLEAGVRLAVVKQGPKGVLACTADERVEVPPVPVDVVNGLGAGDAFGGALAHGLLAGWDLGEVMRFCNAAGALVSSRLACADAMPTADEVEDLLKANS